CACCACCAGCTTGCGGATATGACTGCCACGGCGTGCCTGGCGGCGGAACAGCACTGGCTCGTTCATCGAAACCGCCACGCCCTCGGGCGTTCGCTGCGACGCCGGATGACCGAGCGTCAAGGACAGGTCGCCGTAGCTGACCCGGCTCTGGCCCTGCAGAAAGAGCACGAACGACACCCGCGGGCCGACCACGTTTTCGGTGACGAAATCCTGCAGCTCTTCGCAATCGGACCAGTGCAGCGACAGGCCATCACGCAGCTGCGCCCACTTCACCCGGCCGTAGAACAGACGGTCGTCATCCTCGTTGGGCAGGCGCAGCCCCGGCCTGCTCATGGCCGGCAGCTCATCGCCACGAATGATGTGATCAGCTTGATTCATGCAGCGCAGCGCCTCGAACTGACGGGATTGCAAAGCAAATGTTCGGCCCCGCAAAGGTTCGCGAAGCGGCTGAGTGGCAGACTACGCGCCGACATCTTTTGATGCAAATCATTATCATTAAGCAGTGCGAACGTTTGCCAACTCGCTACCGTCGCTGCGACAGGAGCCGCCCATGGACAGAATTCTCCGCACCTCAAGCCTCAGACCATTGCTACTCGCCGGCCTGCTCGCTCCGTTTCCGTTGAGCGCCCTGGCGCAGAGCGTAGCCGCCCAGGCCGAACCGGTGCAGCTGGAGAGCATCACCGTTGAAGGCAACCGCCTGTACGACATGCCGTCTTCGGAGCAGAGCGGCGGCTACACCGTGCCGGCCGCCACCGTCGGCACCAAGACACCGGCCGAGCTGCGCGACATTCCGCAGTCGATCAGCGTCTACACCAGCGATTACATCCGCGACCGCCAGTTCGTGAACCTGGATGACCTGGCCAAGTACTCCACCGGTCTGCGCACCCTGAGCAACGACAGCGGTCGCTCGTCGATCTATGCCCGCGGCTACGAGTACGACGAGTTCAACATCGATGGCCTGCCCGCGCCGATGGCCAGCATCAACGGCACGCTGCCGTCGCTGTCGCCGTTCGATCGGGTCGAGGTCATGCGCGGGCCGTCCGGCCTGTTCAACAGCACCAGCGAGATGGGCGGTATCGTCAACATGGTGCGCAAGCGCCCGACCCGCGAATTCCAGGGCAGCCTGACCGGGCGCTACGGCAGCTGGGACACCAATTACCTGGAAGCCGACCTGTCCGGCCCGGTCGATGAGCAGGGGCACGTGCGCGGCCGTACGGTCATCTCCCGCGCCGATACCAACGGCGAGGTCGACTACAACACCAACACCAGCGAGAGCCTCTACGGCGCGCTGGACATCGACCTCTCCGACGCCACCGTCATGTCCTTCGGACTGATCCACCAGACCAAGGACATTCTCCCGCACAACGGCTATCCGGCGGCCATCGACGGCAGCCTGGAAGACTTCAGCCGCTCGACCTACCTGGGTGCCGACTGGGGCGATTTCGACAGCCGCAGCACCGACGTCGTCGCCGAGCTGACCCATCGCTTCGACAATGGCGGCTATGGTCGCGTCGCGGTGCGTGGCTCCAGGCGCGCGACCGATTACCTCTATGCCTTCAGCGCGCGCAACGTGAACAGCGGCGCCACCAGCCTGGCCTACACCGCCCGCGATCTGGAGCAGGACACCCTCGCCGTCGATGCCAACTACAGCCAGCCGTTCGAGCTGCTCGGGCAGGTCAGCGAATTCGTCATCGGCAGCGACTTCAAGCGCTACGAGACCGAAACCGCGGAAGCCCGTGGCAATCTTGGCGGCATCGACGTCGCCAGCTATCGGCCGGGTGACATCAGCAAGCCGAACATCACCTTTGGCACACCGACCGAAACCGAGGAGCGCGAAGCCGGCCTCTACGCCAAGCTGACCTTCCGCCCCATCGAGCGCCTGGCGCTGATCGGTGGCGCCCGCGTCAGCAGCTTCGAAGGCGAGAACAGCAGCGCCACGCAGGATGTGCGCGAATCCGGCTATGTCACACCCTACGGCGGCCTAGTGTTCGATCTGGATGACCAGCACTCGCTCTACGCCAGCTACTCGCAGGTATTCAAGCCGCAGAGCGAGGCCGGCGCCGACGGCCGCATCATCGACCCGCGCGAAGGCGAGCAATACGAGGTGGGCATCAAGGGCAGCTATTACGGCGGCGACCTGAACGCGCGCATCACCGCCTTCCAGCTCACCGACGAGAACCGCGCGGCCGGCG
This DNA window, taken from Pseudomonas sp. FeN3W, encodes the following:
- a CDS encoding TonB-dependent siderophore receptor, with translation MDRILRTSSLRPLLLAGLLAPFPLSALAQSVAAQAEPVQLESITVEGNRLYDMPSSEQSGGYTVPAATVGTKTPAELRDIPQSISVYTSDYIRDRQFVNLDDLAKYSTGLRTLSNDSGRSSIYARGYEYDEFNIDGLPAPMASINGTLPSLSPFDRVEVMRGPSGLFNSTSEMGGIVNMVRKRPTREFQGSLTGRYGSWDTNYLEADLSGPVDEQGHVRGRTVISRADTNGEVDYNTNTSESLYGALDIDLSDATVMSFGLIHQTKDILPHNGYPAAIDGSLEDFSRSTYLGADWGDFDSRSTDVVAELTHRFDNGGYGRVAVRGSRRATDYLYAFSARNVNSGATSLAYTARDLEQDTLAVDANYSQPFELLGQVSEFVIGSDFKRYETETAEARGNLGGIDVASYRPGDISKPNITFGTPTETEEREAGLYAKLTFRPIERLALIGGARVSSFEGENSSATQDVRESGYVTPYGGLVFDLDDQHSLYASYSQVFKPQSEAGADGRIIDPREGEQYEVGIKGSYYGGDLNARITAFQLTDENRAAGAIDDSGAPISGVYEATGKTRIRGGELEISGYLTPDWEVLAGYTYMKTENLAGDDNALFALMPQHQASLWTKYTLPGGTLRGLGIGGGVTAMSDFHIERAGSPRLSAPGYAVVDAKLSYPITDKLTGTFDVNNLLDRKYYSRVGSVGTFNFYGPSRSFMLGARYEF